One genomic window of Gavia stellata isolate bGavSte3 chromosome 7, bGavSte3.hap2, whole genome shotgun sequence includes the following:
- the HIF1A gene encoding hypoxia-inducible factor 1-alpha, translated as MESPGGVTDKKRISSERRKEKSRDAARCRRSKESEVFYELAHQLPLPHTVSAHLDKASIMRLTISYLRMRKLLDAGELETEAKMEKELNCFYLKALDGFVMVLSEDGDMIYMSENVNKCMGLTQFELTGHSVFDFTHPCDHEELREMLTHRNGPVKKGKEQNTERSFFLRMKCTLTSRGRTVNIKSATWKVLHCTGHIRVYDTCGNQTHCGYKKPPMTCLVLICEPIPHPSNIEVPLDSKTFLSRHSLDMKFSYCDERITELMGYEPEELLGRSIYEYYHALDSDHLTKTHHDMFTKGQVTTGQYRMLAKQGGYVWVETQATVIYNTKNSQPQCIVCVNYVLSGIVQKDLIFSLGQTECMLKPVESPDMKMTKIFGKDDLDDTNSLFEKLKQEPDALTVLAPAAGDTIISLDFSSNESDEQQCDEVPLYNDVMLPSSSEKLQNISMAMSPLPASETTKPLRSNADPALNREVVSKLEPNTEPLELSFTMPQVQEQPTSPSDASTSQSSPEPSSPNDYCFDVDNDMANEFKLELVEKLFAIDTEAKNPFSNQETDLDLEMLAPYIPMDDDFQLRSFDQLSPLESSSSGSQNAATITIFQQTQTPSSTADEIKPVTECVDDVKTLIVPSSSVHITSETSSAPASPYGGNRSRTASPIRAGKGTLDQTEKSCPGAPSLLTVTLNKRSTAMDEELNPKMLALHNAQRKRKMEHDGSLFQAVGIGSLFQQTGDRGGNASLAWKRVKGCKTNGHNGVEQKTIILLSTDIASKLLGQSMDESGLPQLTSYDCEVNAPIQGNRNLLQGEELLRALDQVN; from the exons GATTAGCTCAGAACGCAGAAAAGAGAAGTCAAGAGATGCAGCCCGGTGCCGAAGGAGCAAGGAATCAGAAGTATTCTATGAGCTTGCTCAtcagctgcccctgccccacaccgTGAGCGCACACCTGGACAAGGCATCCATTATGAGACTGACCATCAGCTACTTGCGTATGAGAAAGCTGCTGGATGCTG GTGAGCTGGAGACAGAAGCCAAAATGGAGAAGGAACTGAACTGTTTCTacttgaaagctcttgatggATTTGTCATGGTTCTGTCTGAAGATGGGGACATGATTTACATGTCTGAAAATGTGAACAAGTGTATGGGACTCACTCAG TTTGAGTTGACGGGGCACAGTGTATTTGATTTCACTCATCCATGTGACCATGAAGAGCTGAGAGAAATGCTTACACACAGAAATg GTCCTGTGAAAAAGGGCAAAGAGCAAAACACGGAGCGCAGCTTTTTTCTCAGAATGAAGTGTACACTGACCAGCAGGGGAAGAACAGTGAATATAAAGTCTGCTACATGGAAG GTACTCCACTGCACTGGGCACATTCGTGTGTATGACACTTGCGGTAATCAAACTCACTGCGGCTACAAAAAGCCTCCCATGACGTGTCTGGTGTTGATCTGTGAACCTATTCCTCATCCATCAAACATTGAGGTCCCCTTGGACAGTAAAACGTTCCTCAGTCGTCACAGTCTTGATATGAAATTTTCCTATTGTGATGAAAG AATTACAGAGTTGATGGGGTATGAGCCAGAGGAACTCCTGGGTCGCTCAATCTATGAATACTACCATGCGCTGGATTCTGATCATCTGACCAAAACACACCACGACA TGTTCACAAAAGGGCAGGTGACAACAGGACAGTACAGAATGCTTGCTAAACAAGGTGGCTATGTCTGGGTTGAAACTCAAGCAACTGTTATATACAACACTAAGAATTCTCAGCCACAGTGCATAGTGTGCGTAAACTATGTGTTGAG TGGAATTGTTCAGAAGGACTTGATTTTTTCCCTTGGACAAACTGAGTGTATGCTGAAACCAGTGGAGTCTCCTGATATGAAAATGACCAAAATATTCGGCAAAGATGACCTGGATGATACCAACAGCCTTTTTGAAAAACTTAAACAGGAACCAGATGCTTTAACTGTGCTggccccagctgctggagacaCAATTATCTCTCTAGATTTCAGCAGTAATG aGTCTGATGAACAACAATGTGATGAAGTTCCTTTGTATAATGATGTAATGCTCCCCTCATCCAGTGAGAAATTGCAGAATATAAGTATGGCAATGTCCCCACTACCTGCCTCTGAAACTACAAAGCCACTTCGTAGCAATGCTGATCCTGCACTCAATAGAGAAGTTGTATCAAAGCTGGAGCCAAATACAGAGCCACTTGAACTTTCTTTTACCATGCCTCAGGTGCAAGAGCAACCAACCAGCCCTTCTGATGCAAGTACCAGCCAAAGTTCACCTGAG cCCAGTAGTCCCAACGACTACTGCTTTGATGTGGATAATGATATGGCTAATGAATTCAAACTGGAATTAGTGGAGAAACTCTTCGCGATagatacagaagcaaaaaatcCATTCTCTAATCAG GAAACTGATTTAGACTTGGAGATGTTGGCTCCTTACATCCCAATGGATGATGACTTCCAGTTGCGATCCTTTGATCAGCTATCTCCGCTGGAAAGCAGTTCTTCCGGCTCTCAAAATGCAGCCACCATTACCATATTTCAGCAGACTCAGACACCATCAAGTACTGCTGATGAAATAAAACCAGTGACAGAATGTGTGGATGATGTGAAGACACTAATTGTTCCTTCATCTTCTGTCCACATAACCAGTGAAACGAGTAGTGCCCCAGCATCACCTTATGGTGGGAACAGGAGTCGAACTGCGTCTCCGAtcagagcaggaaaaggaaCATTGGATCAGACAGAAAAATCTTGTCCGGGAGCACCCAGTTTGCTAACAGTCACTCTGaataaaag ATCTACTGCAATGGATGAAGAACTAAATCCAAAGATGCTAGCTTTGCATAATGCTCAGAGAAAACGAAAAATGGAACATGATGGTTCACTTTTTCAGGCAGTTGGAATT gGGTCTTTATTCCAGCAGACAGGTGACCGTGGAGGAAATGCATCACTTGCTTGGAAACGTGTAAAGGGATGCAAAACAAATGGCCATAATGGAGTGGAGCAAAAGACAATCATTCTACTATCAACTG ACATAGCAAGTAAACTTCTAGGGCAGTCGATGGATGAAAGTGGACTACCCCAACTCACGAGTTATGATTGTGAAGTAAATGCTCCCATACAAGGCAACAGAAACCTGCTACAGGGTGAAGAACTGCTCAGAGCTCTGGATCAAGTTAACTGA
- the SNAPC1 gene encoding snRNA-activating protein complex subunit 1: MSSVPGLQADCEELLGAFQEADTVRFERFAELWRERRFHTIFYGRIRALERNKLTKKTLELAQQYFLPPYAFQIRVGALYLLYGLYSTQLCQPKQKIRIALKDWPEIQRFQQDLIDSQHYDAAYIFRTLRLARAFHFTAMPKLLNYRTKKKIQENEFKEEFKDPSNRVNSLITNDVLEELMNIHDHYQKMKCVISADKSQPDKALSLIKDEFVVTLKDITLEHQEWQQNRMKLFLNAKESDEIPNKKEEETLLESEGSERANALARIKYRSYSAVVEASKSRRHRQVRLESSESGSNYGKSPSRSKKNSRRPQPARRRDAVEIKGGMQVAKETVTRPIGMPVITEEDNSDEEVSLPKRKRRC; this comes from the exons atgAGCTCGGTGCCGGGGCTGCAGGCGGACTGCGAGGAGCTGCTCGGCGCCTTCCAGGAGGCCGACACCGTCCGCTTCGAGCGCTTCGCCGAGCTGTGGCGCGAGCGCCGCTTCCACACCATCTTCTA tGGTAGAATAAGAGCTTTGGAGAGGAATAAGCTTACCAAGAAGACTTTAGAACTGGCCCAGCAGTACTTCTTGCCCCCGTATGCTTTCCAGATTCGAGTTGGTGCTCTGTACCTTTTGTATGGGCTCTATAGTACACAGCTTTGCCAGCCAAAACAAAAG ATCAGAATCGCACTCAAGGATTGGCCTGAAATCCAGCGATTTCAACAGGATCTGATAGACTCCCAACATTATGATGCAGCATACATCTTTAGGACACTGCGACTTGCCAGAGCATTCCATTTCACAGCAATGCCAAAGCTA CTAAACTACAGAACTAAGAAGAAGATTCAGGAAAACGAatttaaagaagaatttaaGGACCCAAGTAACAGAGTAAACAGCCTCATCACTAATGATGTATTGGAG gaacTGATGAATATTCATGACCACTATCAGAAAATGAAGTGTGTCATTTCAGCTGACAAATCCCAGCCAGACAAGGCCCTGAGCTTGATAAAAGATGAATTTGTAGTTACTCTTAAAGACATAACCTTGGAACATCAGGAATGGCAGCAGAACAGAATG aaattattcctAAACGCTAAAGAATCTGATGAAATaccaaacaaaaaggaagaagagactTTGCTAGAATCAGAG GGTTCTGAAAGAGCAAATGCATTGGCCAGAATCAAATATAGGTCTTACTCTGCGGTTGTTGAG GCTTCCAAATCCAGAAGACATCGTCAAGTAAGATTAGAATCTTCTGAATCAGGATCGAATTATGGGAAATCTCCAAGCCGAAGTAAAAAAAACAGTAGGAGACCACAGCCAGCAAGGAGAAGAGATGCTGTGGAAATCAAAG GTGGAATGCAAGTGGCAAAGGAAACTGTTACTCGGCCTATTGGGATGCCTGTAATCACAGAAGAAGATAACTCAGATGAAGAAG